A single Streptomyces mirabilis DNA region contains:
- a CDS encoding phosphatase PAP2 family protein, with amino-acid sequence MSALRTIKWPYAVIAILAVAAASFGLLRPQLTTASASAKKKPGATERIKENPPPTLFTDAAITPLGIQVTAQHKKADDLFARWKAQHGTARDDKAFAAWAARQIPAPPSAKARTAELHQVQQLAKTRTAPGKKAATWLELYGKKDIWKLYQHDQRELIPAAQGTAEKAQLKSALKVAKTISDQLAARDKQPAPFVLDPTLRPDKHIKAGAKGPYSYPSRHAARAAAAVTVLSSLAPHRAADYQWMQDEVVYSRVYMAGHVPSDILAGTLLGDLIGDYEIAVSGS; translated from the coding sequence ATGAGCGCTCTGCGCACCATCAAGTGGCCGTACGCCGTCATCGCGATCCTCGCCGTCGCGGCCGCCTCCTTCGGCCTGCTGCGGCCGCAGCTGACCACGGCCTCGGCCTCCGCCAAGAAGAAGCCCGGAGCGACGGAGCGCATCAAGGAGAACCCGCCGCCCACGCTCTTCACCGACGCGGCGATCACCCCGCTCGGCATCCAGGTCACCGCCCAGCACAAGAAGGCCGATGACCTCTTCGCCCGGTGGAAGGCGCAGCACGGGACTGCACGCGACGACAAGGCGTTCGCCGCCTGGGCCGCCCGGCAGATCCCCGCACCGCCGTCCGCCAAGGCCCGCACCGCCGAACTGCACCAGGTCCAACAGCTCGCCAAGACCCGTACCGCCCCCGGGAAGAAGGCCGCCACCTGGCTGGAGCTCTACGGCAAGAAGGACATCTGGAAGCTCTACCAGCACGACCAGCGCGAACTGATCCCCGCCGCCCAGGGCACGGCGGAGAAGGCCCAGCTCAAGTCCGCCCTGAAGGTGGCCAAGACCATCAGCGACCAGCTCGCCGCCCGTGACAAGCAGCCCGCCCCGTTCGTCCTCGACCCGACCCTGCGCCCGGACAAGCACATCAAGGCAGGCGCCAAGGGCCCCTACTCCTACCCCTCCCGGCACGCCGCCCGGGCCGCTGCCGCTGTCACCGTGCTCAGCTCCCTCGCGCCGCATCGCGCCGCGGACTACCAGTGGATGCAGGACGAAGTCGTCTACTCCCGCGTCTACATGGCCGGCCACGTACCGAGCGACATCCTCGCGGGCACCCTGCTCGGCGACCTCATCGGCGACTACGAGATCGCGGTCAGCGGGAGCTGA
- a CDS encoding polyphosphate polymerase domain-containing protein, which yields MISAASFATALGLSQLPGATLAEVDAAAALQHRTDRKYLVPLDRTRRFVEQLADSHQVLDLDGRRTTSYHSTYFDTPQLGAWRAHVQRRRRRWKVRTRLYAEDGLCRVEVKTKDGRGATVKHALTVPAAVYGQLDAQAVEFVDKVLAGAAIPVSTAELTPAAEIRYVRAALADLQHGTRVTLDGALTCHQGDGDRTVSLDPGHVLVETKGGAGPAPADRLLLRLGARPVSLSKYIVGQALLTPGLPDNDVRRLARTHFLTGPHTAPAKLLERDHAA from the coding sequence GTGATATCCGCCGCCTCCTTCGCCACCGCACTCGGTCTCTCCCAGTTGCCCGGCGCGACGCTCGCCGAGGTCGACGCGGCCGCCGCCCTCCAGCACCGCACCGACCGCAAGTACCTCGTCCCCCTCGACCGCACCCGCCGGTTCGTCGAGCAACTCGCCGACAGCCACCAGGTCCTGGACCTCGACGGACGCCGTACGACCAGCTACCACAGCACCTACTTCGACACCCCGCAGCTCGGCGCCTGGCGCGCCCACGTCCAGCGGCGCCGCCGCCGCTGGAAGGTGCGCACCCGGCTGTACGCGGAGGACGGACTGTGTCGGGTCGAGGTCAAGACCAAGGACGGCCGCGGCGCCACGGTCAAGCACGCGCTGACGGTCCCGGCAGCGGTGTACGGCCAACTGGACGCGCAGGCGGTCGAGTTCGTGGACAAGGTACTCGCGGGCGCCGCGATCCCCGTCTCCACCGCGGAACTGACTCCCGCCGCGGAGATCCGCTACGTACGTGCCGCCCTCGCCGACCTGCAGCACGGCACTCGCGTCACGCTCGACGGTGCCCTCACCTGCCACCAGGGCGACGGCGACCGCACGGTCTCGCTCGACCCCGGCCATGTCCTCGTGGAGACCAAGGGAGGCGCCGGCCCCGCCCCCGCCGACCGGCTGCTCCTGCGCCTCGGCGCCCGGCCAGTGTCCCTCAGTAAGTACATCGTCGGGCAGGCGCTGCTGACCCCCGGCCTCCCCGACAACGACGTACGCCGCCTTGCCCGCACCCACTTCCTGACCGGCCCGCACACGGCGCCGGCCAAGCTCCTCGAAAGGGACCACGCCGCATGA
- a CDS encoding DUF4956 domain-containing protein gives MHALDTVISVLAAKGIMNQIAPMDLVTRGGLDVIALLILVGWLYRRRRSAPEMPLVLTALNIGLFAAMGVISAGKFPTGVGFGLFGILSLVRLRSAAFTLRDVAYTFAALVIALCTGLPQRAGWLVIVLNALVLVAVLVVDDPRTYNPTRVVKLTLDRTYPDQADILWDVAARFGQVPLSVDVDEVDYVRETTRVSARYPAEPGEPAPATEISAVTEVDIPAARDAGRTL, from the coding sequence ATGCACGCGCTGGACACGGTGATATCGGTGCTCGCCGCCAAGGGGATCATGAACCAGATCGCCCCCATGGACCTGGTCACGCGAGGCGGGCTCGACGTCATAGCCCTGCTGATCCTGGTCGGCTGGCTCTACCGACGCCGCCGCAGCGCACCGGAGATGCCGCTCGTCCTGACCGCGCTGAACATCGGCCTGTTCGCCGCGATGGGCGTGATCAGCGCGGGCAAGTTCCCGACCGGGGTCGGCTTCGGCCTGTTCGGCATCCTCTCCCTGGTCCGGCTGCGCAGCGCGGCGTTCACCCTGCGGGACGTCGCCTACACCTTCGCCGCGCTGGTCATCGCGCTGTGCACCGGGCTGCCGCAGCGCGCGGGCTGGCTCGTCATCGTGCTGAACGCCCTCGTGCTCGTGGCGGTCCTGGTGGTCGACGACCCGCGCACGTACAACCCGACCCGGGTGGTGAAGCTCACCCTCGACCGGACCTACCCCGACCAGGCCGACATCCTGTGGGACGTCGCGGCCCGGTTCGGCCAGGTGCCCCTGTCCGTGGACGTCGACGAGGTCGACTACGTACGCGAGACGACCCGGGTCTCGGCCCGCTACCCGGCCGAGCCGGGCGAGCCCGCGCCGGCCACGGAGATCTCCGCCGTCACGGAGGTCGACATCCCCGCGGCACGGGACGCCGGGAGGACGCTGTGA
- a CDS encoding response regulator transcription factor: protein MHYLVVDDETRLTDLVVRYLSESGHTAEGRYDGPSGLAAARDPRLDAVVLDVMLPRMDGVEVCRTLRGEGVDVPVILLTARGAVSERVAGLDAGADDYVVKPFAMEELLARLRAISRRRADPAGRLRIGDLVLDPEQQRAWRGDCELDLSRREFAVLHVLMENAGRVVSRLQLLNEVWDGETDLRSNAIDVHVSKLRAKVDRAFDRTTITTLRGRGYRLETAP, encoded by the coding sequence ATGCACTACCTGGTCGTCGACGACGAGACCCGCCTGACCGATCTGGTCGTCCGCTACCTCAGCGAGTCCGGCCATACGGCCGAAGGCCGCTACGACGGGCCCTCCGGTCTCGCCGCCGCCCGCGATCCCCGCCTCGACGCCGTCGTCCTCGATGTCATGCTCCCCCGCATGGACGGCGTCGAGGTGTGCCGCACCCTGCGCGGTGAGGGCGTCGACGTCCCCGTGATCCTGCTCACCGCGCGCGGCGCCGTGAGCGAGCGGGTCGCCGGGCTCGACGCCGGCGCCGACGACTACGTCGTCAAGCCCTTCGCGATGGAGGAGCTGCTCGCCCGGCTGCGCGCGATCTCACGCCGCCGCGCCGACCCCGCTGGCCGCCTCCGGATCGGCGACCTCGTCCTCGACCCCGAGCAGCAGCGGGCCTGGCGGGGCGACTGCGAACTCGACCTGTCTCGGCGGGAGTTCGCCGTGCTGCACGTGCTGATGGAGAACGCGGGCCGGGTGGTCTCGCGGCTGCAGCTCCTTAACGAGGTCTGGGACGGCGAGACAGACCTGCGCAGCAACGCCATAGACGTCCACGTCTCCAAGCTGCGCGCCAAGGTCGACCGGGCCTTCGACCGCACCACCATCACGACGCTGCGCGGCCGGGGCTACCGCCTGGAGACCGCTCCGTGA
- a CDS encoding HAMP domain-containing sensor histidine kinase: MTRSGRLPARFQRLPVAARLMLAVALAMSLVLAGAAGLVYWRVEAALDGQLDEDLATYQQSLDRAVGTGAGLPTGPDGSLHQVLAADGRVLRSSDTVRDQLLLTPAEREAVVRGATVRRDIGALLPITDGTLRLRAERVTSDGQTRIVVAAVQRGHRDEALRELLAQLALASGLTLLAASYVGYRTARAALRPVERYRSGAATLANSADGAQDLRLEVPSDRDDEITRLGHTLNRMLDRLAASAAREHQFIADASHELRTPLTLMRAELDVALHRPRTAEELTDTLRSVDTEVRRLITLANALLDLEQLGSGEGIQRAETGLGRLLDDACAPYRTAAERDGRMLTVEHDRATVHVDPRWLEPAIGTLLDNALRHGSGAIRLQAETHDGRLRLSVTDQGPGFPPDFLPYAFDRFSRAEASRTTPGSGLGLALVAAVAASHNGTAHAENTPHGAMVTLDIPC; encoded by the coding sequence GTGACACGGTCCGGGCGTCTGCCCGCACGATTCCAGCGCCTGCCCGTCGCCGCCCGCCTGATGCTGGCCGTCGCCCTCGCCATGTCCCTCGTCCTGGCCGGGGCCGCGGGCCTGGTCTACTGGCGGGTCGAAGCCGCCCTGGACGGACAGCTCGACGAGGACCTGGCCACGTACCAGCAGAGTCTGGACCGGGCCGTCGGCACCGGTGCGGGCCTGCCGACCGGTCCCGACGGGAGTCTCCACCAGGTCCTTGCCGCTGACGGCCGGGTGCTGCGCTCCAGCGACACCGTCCGTGATCAGCTGCTCCTCACGCCCGCCGAACGCGAAGCCGTCGTACGCGGCGCCACCGTCCGGCGCGACATCGGGGCTCTGCTGCCCATCACCGACGGCACCCTGCGGCTGCGAGCCGAGCGCGTCACCTCCGACGGACAGACCCGCATCGTGGTCGCCGCCGTCCAACGTGGCCACCGCGACGAGGCACTGCGCGAGCTCCTCGCCCAACTGGCCCTCGCCTCCGGGCTGACGTTGCTGGCCGCCTCGTACGTCGGCTACCGCACCGCCCGCGCCGCCCTGCGCCCCGTCGAGCGTTACCGCAGCGGCGCCGCCACCCTCGCCAACAGCGCGGACGGCGCCCAGGACCTGCGCCTCGAAGTACCCAGCGACCGCGATGACGAGATCACCCGGCTCGGCCACACCCTCAACCGCATGCTCGACCGGCTGGCAGCCTCCGCCGCCCGCGAGCACCAGTTCATAGCGGACGCCAGTCACGAACTGCGCACCCCGCTCACCCTGATGCGCGCCGAACTCGACGTCGCGCTGCACCGGCCGCGCACCGCCGAGGAACTCACCGACACGCTGCGCTCCGTCGACACCGAGGTGCGCCGCCTGATCACCCTGGCCAACGCCCTCCTCGACCTCGAACAGCTCGGCAGCGGCGAAGGCATCCAGCGCGCTGAGACCGGCCTCGGCCGCCTCCTCGACGATGCCTGCGCCCCGTACCGCACGGCCGCCGAACGCGACGGACGCATGCTCACCGTCGAACACGACCGCGCCACCGTCCACGTCGACCCGCGCTGGCTCGAACCGGCCATCGGCACCCTCCTGGACAACGCCCTGCGCCACGGCAGCGGGGCGATCCGACTGCAGGCCGAGACCCACGACGGCCGCCTGCGCCTGTCCGTCACCGATCAGGGCCCCGGCTTCCCACCGGACTTCCTCCCTTACGCCTTCGACCGCTTCAGCCGGGCCGAGGCCAGCCGCACCACGCCCGGTTCGGGACTGGGCCTGGCCCTCGTGGCCGCGGTCGCCGCGTCACACAACGGCACAGCCCACGCCGAGAACACCCCTCACGGGGCCATGGTCACGCTCGACATCCCCTGCTGA
- a CDS encoding MFS transporter, which translates to MTQAPEVRTAPARQMWPLYAAGFTTAFGAHGIAANLGGFSDDAVTSLMVLGGLLALYDGAEVLLKPVFGTLADRVGARPVLLGGLVAFAAASAVYAVADSPGWLWAARLGQGAAASAFSPSASALVARLNPAAKHGRAFGSYGFYKSIGYTLGPLLGGVLVWAGGLRLMFTVLVVLGAAVAVWAALAVPVVPPLPKTRQTVLDLARRLTHPAFLRPTAALAAATAALSVGVGFLPVSGRAAGLGTVTTGAAVSVLAACAAIVQPRAGRALDGGRLTARGGITAGLLITAAGLICAMLPGLLGVLSGAALIGVGTGLITPLGFAALAASTPTERLGRTMGAAELGRELGDAGGPLLVAAVATLTTLTLGYATLAVLLATGPALGLARRASRSR; encoded by the coding sequence ATGACCCAGGCTCCGGAGGTGCGGACCGCGCCCGCCCGGCAGATGTGGCCGCTGTACGCCGCCGGATTCACCACCGCCTTCGGCGCCCACGGCATCGCCGCCAACCTCGGGGGCTTCTCCGACGACGCGGTCACCTCGCTGATGGTGCTGGGTGGCTTGCTCGCCCTGTACGACGGGGCCGAGGTGCTGCTCAAGCCTGTCTTCGGCACCCTCGCCGACCGCGTCGGCGCGCGCCCGGTGCTGTTGGGAGGGCTCGTCGCGTTCGCCGCCGCCTCCGCCGTGTACGCGGTGGCGGACAGCCCCGGCTGGCTGTGGGCGGCGCGCCTGGGCCAGGGCGCCGCCGCCTCCGCCTTCTCGCCCTCGGCGTCCGCGCTGGTCGCCCGCCTCAACCCGGCGGCCAAGCACGGCCGGGCCTTCGGCAGTTACGGCTTCTACAAGTCCATCGGCTACACCCTCGGCCCGCTGCTCGGCGGGGTGCTGGTGTGGGCCGGGGGTCTGCGGCTGATGTTCACGGTGCTGGTGGTGCTCGGCGCGGCGGTCGCGGTGTGGGCCGCGCTCGCCGTCCCCGTCGTACCTCCGCTGCCCAAGACCCGGCAGACGGTCCTCGACCTGGCCCGGAGGCTGACCCATCCCGCCTTCCTCCGCCCGACGGCGGCACTGGCCGCCGCGACCGCCGCTCTGTCGGTCGGCGTGGGCTTCCTGCCCGTCTCCGGCCGGGCGGCCGGACTGGGCACGGTCACCACCGGCGCCGCGGTGTCGGTGCTCGCCGCCTGCGCCGCGATCGTCCAGCCTCGCGCCGGACGGGCCCTGGACGGCGGACGCCTCACCGCGCGCGGCGGCATCACCGCGGGGCTGCTGATCACCGCCGCCGGTCTTATCTGCGCGATGCTGCCGGGCCTGCTCGGCGTGCTGTCCGGCGCGGCCCTGATCGGCGTCGGAACCGGCCTGATCACCCCCCTCGGCTTCGCCGCCCTGGCCGCCTCCACTCCCACCGAACGGCTCGGCCGGACCATGGGCGCCGCCGAACTCGGCCGCGAACTCGGCGACGCGGGTGGCCCGCTCCTGGTCGCCGCCGTCGCCACGCTCACCACCCTCACCCTCGGTTACGCGACCCTCGCCGTCCTGCTCGCGACCGGCCCGGCACTCGGCCTCGCACGCCGCGCCTCTCGATCCCGCTGA
- a CDS encoding Chromate resistance protein ChrB — MTIDSTAVRWVVLLVRLPSGPSRHRVAVWRELRRIGALSLGQGTWTVPDVPVFADGLARAVELADRAGGEVVTLDASGRTPADSAHLRSLFAAARQEDWAEFLADCGKFEEELAKEIRIAKFTLAELEEEEQSLERLRRWHRDLTARDVFGTADAAEATERLKQCTAACEDYAERVFRALHEAPGQSG; from the coding sequence GTGACTATCGACTCAACCGCTGTGCGCTGGGTGGTGCTGCTGGTGCGGCTGCCCAGCGGTCCCTCCCGCCACCGCGTCGCGGTCTGGCGGGAGCTGCGCCGGATCGGCGCGCTCTCCCTGGGCCAGGGCACCTGGACCGTCCCCGATGTGCCGGTGTTCGCCGACGGCCTGGCGCGCGCGGTCGAGCTGGCCGACCGGGCCGGCGGGGAGGTCGTGACCCTCGACGCCTCTGGCCGCACGCCCGCCGATTCCGCACACCTCCGGTCGCTGTTCGCTGCTGCACGCCAGGAGGACTGGGCGGAGTTCCTCGCCGACTGCGGCAAGTTCGAAGAGGAGCTGGCCAAGGAGATACGGATCGCCAAGTTCACGCTTGCCGAGTTGGAGGAAGAGGAACAGTCCTTGGAGCGGCTGCGGCGCTGGCATCGCGATCTGACCGCCCGGGACGTGTTCGGCACGGCGGACGCGGCCGAGGCCACCGAGCGCCTCAAGCAGTGCACGGCCGCCTGTGAGGACTACGCGGAGCGGGTCTTCCGTGCCCTGCACGAGGCACCGGGGCAGAGCGGATGA
- a CDS encoding undecaprenyl-diphosphate phosphatase, with amino-acid sequence MRGHPAGADRGRGHRCDRCRAARVLRDAHDLAQWTPGQAADQFKDIVRIVSAWGRGLRNREERQNHDYKFARWVICATIPIVAAGLAAKPLIEGSLASLWVVAGSLIAGSGLMWAADQMGRHKRGEDDTALKDAMLVGSSQILALLFPGFSRSGATMSTALILDLDRVAATRLSFFLGIPALTGAGLYELKDAVGAGAGAVPLAVGTAESFVVAYASIAWLLKFVAKHSFNAFVIYRIIIGTLLLALLATGVLTA; translated from the coding sequence GTGCGAGGGCATCCTGCAGGAGCTGATCGAGGCCGAGGCCACCGATGTGATCGGTGCCGCGCCGCGCGAGTACTCCGAGACGCGCACGACCTGGCGCAATGGACACCGGGACAGGCTGCTGACCAGTTCAAGGACATCGTCCGGATCGTCTCCGCCTGGGGGCGTGGACTGCGCAACCGTGAGGAACGCCAGAACCACGACTACAAGTTCGCCCGGTGGGTCATCTGCGCCACCATCCCGATCGTCGCCGCGGGCCTGGCCGCCAAGCCGCTCATCGAGGGATCCCTCGCCTCCCTGTGGGTGGTCGCCGGATCGCTGATCGCCGGCAGCGGCCTCATGTGGGCGGCCGACCAGATGGGCCGCCACAAGCGAGGCGAGGACGACACCGCCCTCAAGGACGCGATGTTGGTGGGCAGTTCACAGATCCTCGCCTTGCTCTTCCCCGGCTTCTCGCGCTCCGGCGCCACCATGTCCACCGCCCTCATCCTCGACCTCGATCGGGTGGCCGCCACTCGGCTCTCCTTCTTCCTCGGCATTCCGGCTCTGACCGGCGCGGGCCTGTACGAACTCAAGGACGCCGTCGGTGCCGGGGCCGGCGCCGTGCCGCTCGCGGTGGGCACGGCCGAGTCCTTCGTGGTCGCTTACGCCTCCATCGCCTGGCTGCTGAAGTTCGTCGCCAAGCACTCCTTCAACGCCTTCGTCATCTACCGGATCATCATCGGCACGCTGCTCCTCGCGCTGCTCGCCACTGGAGTACTCACCGCCTGA
- a CDS encoding MFS transporter, which yields MTATTFGANFCDGYALGIIGAVLPVLDTTMHLSGVWQGLLGASALIGLFFGSILLGRVADAIGRQKVYLYNFALIAIASAAQFWAHTPLALFALRLVIGFGLGADYAVGPTLLSEFAPRRLRGLLLGALTVLWTVGYVLANILGTYIPITDSAAHWLLASGALPALLVLLLRIGIPESPSWLATRGRAAEAAEIRRTYLGQSAATAEEAAAATSEQPSAVRYRDLFAPGQAAKTWFGVIFYSAQVLPYFAIYTFMSQILSTMHISDANTQNLMLNLALLLGGVIGLWPVQRMGRRPFTIGTFAILATCLAAMAVLNGVSGWVLMVPFLVYTFVMAGASNITQVYPPELFPTALRGSGVGFLNGTSRVASAVGTFVLPVSLSRLGIGWSMGWMALVLLLGTVVSLGWAPETRDTLTAEDWQH from the coding sequence GTGACGGCCACCACCTTCGGGGCGAATTTCTGCGACGGCTACGCCCTCGGCATCATCGGCGCGGTCCTCCCCGTGCTCGACACGACCATGCACCTGTCCGGTGTTTGGCAGGGACTGCTGGGCGCCTCCGCGCTGATCGGGCTGTTCTTCGGCAGCATCCTGCTCGGAAGGGTGGCGGACGCGATCGGGCGGCAAAAGGTCTACCTCTACAACTTCGCTCTGATCGCGATCGCCTCAGCCGCCCAGTTCTGGGCGCATACCCCGCTCGCCCTCTTCGCGCTCCGGCTCGTGATCGGCTTCGGCCTGGGCGCCGACTACGCCGTCGGCCCGACCCTGCTCTCCGAGTTCGCCCCTCGCCGGCTGCGCGGCCTCCTGCTGGGAGCGCTCACCGTGCTGTGGACCGTCGGCTACGTACTGGCCAACATCCTGGGCACCTACATCCCGATCACCGACAGCGCCGCACACTGGCTGCTGGCCAGTGGGGCGCTGCCCGCCCTGCTCGTGCTGCTGCTGCGGATCGGAATCCCGGAGTCCCCGAGTTGGCTGGCCACCCGCGGCCGCGCCGCCGAGGCCGCGGAGATCCGCCGCACATACCTCGGGCAATCCGCGGCCACCGCCGAGGAGGCCGCGGCCGCGACCTCCGAGCAGCCGTCCGCCGTCCGTTACCGCGATCTGTTCGCCCCCGGCCAAGCGGCCAAGACCTGGTTCGGCGTCATCTTCTACAGCGCCCAGGTGCTGCCCTACTTCGCCATCTACACCTTCATGTCGCAGATCCTGAGCACCATGCACATCTCCGACGCCAACACTCAGAACCTGATGCTCAACCTGGCCCTGCTGCTGGGTGGCGTGATCGGGCTGTGGCCAGTCCAGCGGATGGGCCGACGGCCGTTCACGATCGGCACCTTCGCGATTCTCGCCACCTGTCTGGCGGCGATGGCCGTACTCAACGGCGTCTCGGGCTGGGTGCTGATGGTCCCGTTCCTCGTCTACACCTTTGTGATGGCCGGGGCGTCCAACATCACCCAGGTCTACCCGCCCGAGCTGTTCCCCACCGCGCTGCGCGGCTCCGGGGTCGGCTTTCTCAACGGCACCAGCCGGGTCGCCTCCGCTGTGGGCACCTTCGTCCTGCCGGTCAGCCTGAGCCGGCTCGGGATAGGCTGGTCAATGGGCTGGATGGCGCTGGTGCTCCTGCTCGGCACGGTGGTCAGCCTGGGCTGGGCACCGGAGACCCGGGACACCCTCACCGCCGAGGACTGGCAACACTGA
- a CDS encoding aromatic amino acid ammonia-lyase — translation MMSNFDDEITLDGSCLTLAQVEEVARGGAPVRMDAEARARAVEAWVASQKIAANRPVYGRTTGVGANKTVDIEIDGSADQDYRLLRSVASGFGPWVKDDVLRAMLAIRANQMLAGGSGVHVDVVDAFVQSLALRTLPRVHAFGSIGTGDLTAMCETALCLIGESPWQDGIISSRLVLHPGDGLAIMESNALTLASAALACRDLERLLHATLTVATMSLIAVRGSTEPFDAHVHAARPHPGQQHAAAVVRQLLDGQVVGRARIQDPYGFRALPQVMGPAFDALGAAQSVLAVEINAAAENPLVSASANDVFHNGNFHAAPVALALDQLRIALVQAAQLAQIRLCALSEPEITGLTPFLATGPAGSSGIMMLEYDAAAAVGELRAAAFPAALGHVVISRGAEDHASFADQAARRTTESVEWYRRLIACELVGAVRALRLGGNFPEPGTPLGRYFAAADAALDRNTHDRPLSEDIEAAGRLLPDLWGQGLRVRS, via the coding sequence ATGATGTCGAACTTCGATGACGAGATCACGCTGGACGGCAGCTGTCTGACGCTCGCCCAGGTCGAAGAGGTGGCTCGTGGTGGCGCGCCGGTCCGCATGGATGCAGAAGCTCGAGCGCGTGCCGTGGAGGCATGGGTGGCATCGCAAAAGATCGCCGCCAACCGTCCGGTATACGGGCGCACGACTGGTGTAGGAGCCAATAAGACTGTCGATATCGAGATCGATGGCAGCGCGGACCAGGACTATCGACTACTGCGAAGCGTCGCAAGCGGATTCGGCCCCTGGGTAAAAGACGATGTATTGCGGGCGATGTTGGCCATTCGCGCCAACCAGATGCTGGCCGGCGGCTCGGGCGTCCATGTGGACGTTGTTGATGCCTTCGTGCAGAGTCTCGCCCTGCGAACGTTGCCGAGGGTGCACGCCTTTGGGTCGATCGGAACCGGCGACCTCACCGCGATGTGCGAAACCGCTTTGTGCCTGATTGGAGAGAGTCCTTGGCAGGACGGCATAATCAGCAGTCGCCTTGTCCTGCACCCCGGTGACGGACTGGCAATCATGGAGAGCAATGCCCTCACCCTGGCCTCGGCGGCCTTGGCCTGCCGCGACCTGGAGAGGCTGCTCCATGCGACGCTCACGGTGGCAACCATGTCACTCATCGCCGTTCGCGGGTCAACAGAACCGTTCGATGCGCACGTTCACGCTGCACGCCCCCACCCCGGGCAACAGCATGCGGCGGCGGTGGTCCGCCAACTCCTTGACGGCCAGGTGGTCGGTAGAGCAAGGATTCAGGATCCATACGGCTTCCGGGCGCTGCCGCAGGTCATGGGGCCTGCCTTCGATGCCCTGGGCGCAGCACAGTCGGTACTCGCTGTCGAGATCAATGCTGCTGCCGAGAATCCTCTGGTCAGTGCCAGTGCGAACGATGTTTTCCATAATGGGAACTTCCATGCGGCACCCGTGGCGTTGGCGCTGGATCAGTTGCGTATTGCGCTCGTGCAGGCTGCTCAGCTTGCACAGATTCGCCTGTGCGCTCTGTCTGAGCCGGAGATCACCGGGCTGACCCCGTTCCTTGCGACAGGGCCGGCAGGCAGCAGCGGAATAATGATGCTCGAATACGACGCCGCAGCCGCGGTCGGCGAATTGCGTGCTGCCGCGTTTCCAGCGGCCCTTGGGCACGTGGTGATCTCTCGAGGCGCCGAAGACCACGCGTCTTTCGCCGACCAGGCAGCACGCCGCACAACGGAATCCGTGGAGTGGTACCGACGCCTCATAGCGTGTGAACTCGTCGGCGCGGTCCGGGCGCTGCGGCTTGGCGGGAACTTCCCCGAGCCGGGCACCCCGCTCGGTCGATACTTTGCAGCCGCGGACGCCGCTCTCGACCGCAACACACACGACCGGCCGCTGAGCGAGGACATCGAAGCCGCCGGTCGACTTCTTCCCGATTTGTGGGGGCAAGGGCTGCGAGTTCGGTCATAA
- a CDS encoding PDR/VanB family oxidoreductase — protein MPAQKFVTVTVEEVRAEAAGVVSLVLAARGGRALTAWTPGAHVDVILSRDLVRQYSLTSAPDGPTWRIAVLREPESRGGSAHLHDRVRPGDTLLVGTPRNTFPLDLTADRYVFVAGGIGITPILPMAAAAEEAGKDWKLLYLGRSARSMAFTAELARYGEKVRLHRDDESGIADLTDELDRLGSEDACLYACGPTGLLAAVEKYAAASPGARLALERFTSGSAEGYPREDDRAFTVETRDGREIEVGAQQSVLDALSAAGIRTLSSCREGACGTCETAVLAGVPDHRDQVLSDEERAAGDTMMICVSRCRGDRLVLDV, from the coding sequence ATGCCAGCGCAGAAGTTCGTGACCGTCACGGTTGAGGAGGTGAGGGCCGAGGCTGCGGGGGTCGTCTCCCTCGTCCTGGCCGCACGCGGGGGACGCGCCCTGACCGCGTGGACTCCCGGGGCGCATGTCGACGTCATCCTGTCCCGTGACCTGGTCCGGCAGTACTCGCTGACCTCGGCGCCGGACGGACCGACCTGGCGTATCGCGGTCCTCCGTGAACCGGAGAGCCGCGGCGGCTCGGCTCACCTCCACGACCGTGTCCGACCGGGCGACACGCTCCTGGTGGGCACACCCCGCAACACCTTCCCACTGGACCTCACCGCGGACCGCTACGTCTTCGTCGCCGGCGGCATCGGCATCACCCCGATCCTGCCGATGGCGGCGGCGGCAGAGGAGGCGGGCAAGGACTGGAAGCTGCTTTACCTGGGGCGCAGCGCGCGTTCCATGGCGTTCACCGCGGAACTCGCCCGGTACGGGGAGAAGGTGCGGCTGCACCGGGACGACGAGTCGGGCATCGCCGACCTCACCGACGAGCTGGACCGCCTGGGCTCCGAGGACGCGTGTCTGTACGCGTGTGGGCCGACCGGTCTGCTCGCGGCGGTGGAGAAATACGCCGCCGCGAGCCCGGGCGCCCGGCTGGCGCTCGAACGCTTCACCTCCGGCTCGGCGGAGGGGTACCCGCGCGAGGACGACCGGGCCTTCACAGTGGAGACCCGCGATGGCCGGGAGATCGAGGTCGGGGCTCAGCAGTCTGTCCTCGACGCCCTTTCCGCGGCGGGTATACGCACGCTCAGCTCATGCCGTGAGGGCGCGTGCGGGACATGCGAGACGGCGGTGCTGGCGGGGGTCCCGGACCACCGCGACCAGGTGCTCAGCGACGAGGAACGCGCGGCGGGGGACACCATGATGATCTGCGTCTCCCGATGCCGGGGGGACCGGCTGGTTCTCGACGTCTGA